Proteins found in one Butyrivibrio proteoclasticus B316 genomic segment:
- the tnpB gene encoding IS200/IS605 family element RNA-guided endonuclease TnpB, producing MLKGIKFRIYPNKEQQHIIQKTFGCSRFIYNQGLSLRTNEFKKGNSIGYKETNAMLSSYKKSEEFVWLKEVDSVALQQSLRDLDRAYKNFFAKRAAMPKFKSKHNHNKSYRTQCINGNIAVAGKYIKLPKLGYVKAKISMPVTGKINNATIEQVSSGKYFCVLNVEVEQPIYENAGRIIGIDVGIKEFYSDSNGNTVDNPKYLDKSMRKLVKEQRKLSHMTKFSKNWNKQRIIVARIHEKITNQRNDFLHRESTKLLRENQIICIEDLNVKGMVHNHKLAKNISDVSWSKFFDMLEYKSAFYGSEIVRVPRFYASSQTCNICGYKHIQVKNLSVREWICPECGTYHDRDINAAINIKEKGLSLLAEQVA from the coding sequence ATGCTCAAAGGAATTAAGTTTAGGATCTATCCTAATAAAGAACAGCAGCATATAATTCAAAAGACCTTTGGTTGTAGTAGATTCATTTACAACCAAGGGCTTTCTTTGCGTACTAATGAATTCAAAAAAGGTAATTCTATTGGCTATAAAGAGACAAATGCGATGCTTTCTAGCTATAAGAAGTCTGAAGAATTTGTCTGGCTTAAAGAAGTAGATTCTGTAGCTCTGCAACAATCTCTTAGAGATTTAGACAGAGCCTATAAAAACTTCTTTGCCAAGAGAGCAGCTATGCCTAAATTCAAATCTAAGCATAACCACAATAAAAGCTATAGGACGCAGTGTATTAATGGTAATATCGCAGTAGCTGGAAAGTATATTAAACTTCCTAAATTAGGTTATGTAAAAGCTAAAATCTCTATGCCTGTAACAGGCAAAATCAATAATGCCACTATTGAACAGGTTTCTAGTGGTAAATATTTTTGTGTCCTTAATGTAGAGGTTGAACAACCAATATATGAAAATGCAGGACGTATCATTGGTATTGATGTGGGTATTAAGGAATTCTATTCGGATAGCAATGGTAATACAGTAGATAATCCTAAATACCTTGATAAGTCTATGCGTAAACTTGTCAAAGAACAGCGTAAGCTGTCTCACATGACTAAATTCTCTAAAAACTGGAATAAACAGCGTATCATTGTAGCTAGAATACATGAGAAGATTACTAATCAAAGAAATGATTTCTTACATAGAGAGTCTACAAAGCTTTTGAGAGAAAACCAAATCATTTGTATTGAAGACTTGAATGTAAAAGGAATGGTTCATAATCACAAATTAGCTAAAAACATTAGTGATGTATCATGGTCTAAATTCTTTGATATGCTTGAATATAAATCAGCATTCTATGGATCTGAAATTGTTAGAGTTCCTAGATTCTATGCAAGTAGTCAAACTTGCAATATCTGTGGATATAAACATATCCAGGTTAAGAATCTATCTGTTAGAGAATGGATTTGTCCTGAATGTGGAACTTATCACGATAGAGATATTAATGCTGCTATTAACATAAAAGAAAAAGGTCTAAGCCTACTTGCTGAGCAAGTGGCCTAA
- a CDS encoding helix-turn-helix domain-containing protein — translation MALEVMLMTILELRQKTGLSQSKFANKFHLNVRTVQTWEQGTRKTPDYVVWLIEKVMDLEEQLDAQRN, via the coding sequence ATGGCTTTAGAGGTAATGCTTATGACAATTTTAGAGTTACGTCAAAAAACAGGACTTTCCCAAAGCAAATTTGCAAATAAGTTTCACTTGAACGTGCGAACCGTTCAAACATGGGAACAAGGTACTCGTAAAACTCCTGATTATGTTGTTTGGCTAATAGAAAAAGTAATGGATTTAGAGGAGCAATTAGATGCTCAAAGGAATTAA
- the tnpA gene encoding IS200/IS605 family transposase translates to MNKDYNHGHRHKFLLRYHLILVCKNRRKLLSANNISSDIKTLAIHIANSHNVHIHHMEADKDHLHLMIETTPNINLSDFVRTLKSYTTYHIWKEYTPYLSKCFWNERTFWSDGYFISSIGEVSSDTLKHYIKNQGKNT, encoded by the coding sequence ATGAATAAAGACTATAATCATGGACATAGACATAAGTTTCTCTTAAGATATCATTTAATCTTAGTTTGTAAAAATAGAAGAAAATTGCTATCTGCTAACAATATATCCTCCGATATAAAAACTCTTGCTATTCATATAGCAAACTCTCACAATGTACATATTCACCACATGGAAGCTGATAAAGATCATTTACATTTAATGATAGAAACTACTCCTAATATAAACTTGTCGGATTTTGTAAGAACTCTGAAGTCATACACAACCTACCATATCTGGAAGGAATATACTCCTTATCTAAGCAAATGTTTTTGGAACGAAAGAACTTTCTGGTCTGATGGATACTTCATAAGTTCTATTGGAGAAGTTAGCAGCGATACTCTGAAACATTACATCAAAAATCAGGGTAAAAATACTTGA
- a CDS encoding defense against restriction DarA-related protein, with product MSKIYYYGMRLRGCAPGCQPEEGFKARLDSVSGKYHDIISYDRLLTKEEEEHFSLTQLMMEPDRFIEDETADERISRLIQDKSAEIIKEIGSLLDIAPEKIDAADHRKLVKAQELLRKAIVGIIEEAKKEN from the coding sequence ATGAGCAAAATTTATTATTATGGAATGAGACTCAGAGGTTGTGCCCCTGGGTGTCAGCCTGAAGAAGGGTTCAAAGCGCGACTTGATTCTGTAAGCGGAAAATATCATGATATTATCAGCTATGACAGGCTTCTTACTAAAGAAGAGGAGGAACACTTTAGTTTAACGCAGCTCATGATGGAACCAGACAGATTTATCGAAGATGAAACTGCAGACGAAAGAATATCAAGGCTTATCCAGGATAAGTCAGCTGAGATCATTAAAGAGATAGGTAGTCTCCTTGATATCGCTCCAGAAAAAATTGATGCTGCTGATCACAGAAAGCTTGTGAAAGCACAAGAGCTACTGAGAAAAGCTATAGTGGGTATTATCGAAGAAGCTAAAAAAGAAAACTAA
- a CDS encoding N-6 DNA methylase codes for MKETKMDYKKEFQKEFESMCYNKGLNKKEAWGILMEMFACTLSNQTEPRYNVRQEREEKYYKCEERLGGKEIPAKLLAYLMMALNEDPNQDFLGDMYMKLSMGERAWGQIFTPYHVCEMMAQMTFDSPEKDIKDHGYVTTLDPAVGGGAMLIASAQALRDAGYDPKTQMIAVGQDVDITAVYMAFVQLAIIGCPAVVVHGDSLAEPYTGNPLFVDDNSSYWYTPMLFTKAWFERRKAFIEELRDNNKIA; via the coding sequence ATGAAAGAGACTAAAATGGATTACAAAAAAGAATTTCAGAAGGAATTCGAGAGTATGTGCTACAATAAGGGCCTTAATAAGAAAGAGGCTTGGGGCATCTTGATGGAGATGTTTGCGTGCACTTTAAGCAATCAGACAGAGCCAAGATATAATGTAAGGCAGGAAAGAGAAGAAAAGTATTATAAGTGCGAAGAGCGCCTTGGAGGAAAAGAGATTCCCGCGAAGCTTCTTGCATATCTTATGATGGCTCTTAACGAAGATCCTAATCAGGATTTCCTCGGTGACATGTATATGAAGCTTTCAATGGGAGAAAGAGCCTGGGGACAGATATTTACTCCATATCATGTATGCGAGATGATGGCTCAGATGACTTTTGATTCTCCTGAGAAGGATATCAAAGATCACGGCTATGTGACGACACTGGATCCTGCTGTTGGAGGAGGAGCAATGCTTATTGCAAGTGCTCAGGCATTAAGAGATGCTGGATATGATCCAAAAACACAGATGATCGCAGTTGGTCAGGACGTCGATATTACTGCAGTCTATATGGCGTTTGTGCAGCTTGCTATTATTGGATGCCCGGCTGTAGTCGTACATGGTGATTCACTGGCAGAACCTTATACAGGGAATCCTCTTTTTGTAGATGATAACAGCAGCTACTGGTACACGCCAATGCTGTTTACAAAAGCCTGGTTTGAAAGACGCAAGGCTTTCATTGAAGAATTACGGGATAATAATAAGATTGCATAA
- the ligA gene encoding NAD-dependent DNA ligase LigA gives MNEIELNTALGEQLSKKDYEKLKNKLMDLARAYYDDDAPKVSDHEYDMLMVQLKACEKKNPSWVTDDSISQVIGGTASSKFSKVTHDVPMLSIEDVFNKESVKEWMENVKTNYPDAGFTVEEKIDGLSCTLRYKTNDTEPYDEANCVCYDLVLAETRGNGIIGEDVTENVLQIPDVPKRLFLSHDLYGDSFQVRGEIYMKHENFEKFNEKEVKAGRKPAANPRNLAAGTLRQKEAVLVKERGLNMFIFRVQKVEGATRDILTRTQYEAMQILKKDGFKTAICGFARTFEEVEALIDEYETHKDGRFGYDIDGAVVKIDVIEHQDDFSTSSKYIPGHIAYKYPQKEQKARVTDIDVALGRTGKLTFTAVVCDDETGEPLQMCGTSVSRVTLHNMDYIRERHIGIGGVYGIFKSGEIIPKLTETIYKEPERLFEVPTVCPFCGSPIVNLGSTDYFCSNDNCKERAIQQLDYFVGRDQMNIEGLSIESIRFLDSKGYINASAPASLYFQAEKWHEDGVFAKLGKPEIHLENEDGWSEKSVENLVTAIDKSRTSDFIRVLASFGLPNVGHGQAKLLKKAIEKFDGKEANYFGRLLEMYKAGYDFSKIEGFGDVIKKTLNDFCQSILDLGIPDKDHTAQKYVDLLDAVDILFIEEKAAGASSLEGLTFVVTGSFENYKPRKLLEDEIESLGGKVSGTVSAKTSYLINNDTTSSSGKNKKAKELGVKIISEQEYRAMAYLGNISLGNSIEK, from the coding sequence ATGAACGAGATTGAATTAAATACAGCACTTGGCGAGCAGCTTTCTAAAAAAGATTATGAAAAGCTTAAAAATAAGCTCATGGATCTTGCCAGAGCATATTATGATGACGATGCTCCAAAAGTTTCTGATCATGAATATGACATGCTGATGGTGCAGCTTAAGGCCTGTGAGAAAAAGAATCCTTCCTGGGTTACGGATGATTCTATCAGCCAGGTGATCGGAGGAACTGCTTCGAGTAAGTTCTCGAAGGTTACTCACGACGTACCAATGCTCTCAATAGAGGATGTTTTTAATAAAGAATCAGTAAAAGAGTGGATGGAAAATGTTAAGACAAACTACCCTGATGCGGGTTTTACCGTTGAAGAGAAGATTGACGGTCTTTCCTGTACACTCCGCTATAAGACCAATGATACTGAGCCTTATGATGAGGCTAACTGTGTCTGCTATGATCTTGTGCTTGCTGAGACAAGAGGTAACGGCATCATTGGCGAAGATGTTACAGAAAATGTACTGCAGATCCCTGATGTTCCAAAAAGACTCTTTTTATCTCATGACCTGTACGGAGATTCCTTCCAGGTGCGTGGTGAGATCTATATGAAGCATGAGAACTTTGAAAAGTTCAATGAAAAAGAAGTGAAAGCTGGAAGAAAGCCTGCTGCCAATCCAAGAAATCTTGCTGCAGGAACACTCAGACAGAAAGAAGCAGTCCTCGTTAAGGAAAGAGGGCTCAATATGTTTATCTTCAGAGTCCAGAAAGTCGAGGGAGCTACAAGAGATATCCTCACAAGAACCCAGTATGAAGCAATGCAGATCCTTAAAAAAGATGGCTTTAAGACAGCTATCTGCGGATTTGCCAGGACTTTTGAAGAAGTTGAGGCTCTTATTGATGAGTATGAGACTCACAAGGATGGAAGATTTGGATATGACATCGATGGCGCTGTTGTCAAGATCGATGTTATAGAACACCAGGATGACTTCTCTACATCAAGTAAGTACATTCCAGGCCACATTGCCTATAAGTATCCTCAGAAGGAACAGAAGGCAAGAGTAACTGATATTGATGTAGCTCTTGGAAGAACAGGCAAGCTTACCTTCACAGCTGTTGTATGTGACGATGAGACTGGAGAGCCTCTTCAGATGTGCGGCACTTCAGTATCCCGTGTAACTCTTCACAACATGGATTACATAAGAGAGCGCCATATCGGAATCGGTGGAGTATATGGAATCTTTAAGTCAGGAGAGATCATCCCCAAGCTTACAGAGACTATATACAAGGAACCTGAAAGGCTCTTTGAAGTACCAACTGTGTGTCCGTTCTGTGGTTCTCCTATTGTTAACCTTGGAAGTACGGATTACTTCTGTTCCAATGATAACTGCAAAGAGCGTGCTATCCAGCAGTTGGATTATTTTGTCGGAAGAGACCAGATGAATATCGAGGGGCTTTCAATCGAATCGATAAGATTCCTTGATTCAAAGGGATATATCAATGCATCAGCACCTGCTTCATTATATTTCCAGGCGGAAAAGTGGCATGAAGATGGAGTATTTGCAAAGCTCGGGAAGCCTGAAATACATCTTGAGAATGAGGATGGCTGGTCAGAAAAAAGCGTAGAGAACCTCGTTACTGCTATTGATAAGTCAAGAACATCTGACTTTATCAGAGTGTTGGCATCGTTTGGTCTTCCTAATGTTGGACATGGCCAGGCTAAGCTTTTAAAGAAGGCAATCGAAAAGTTCGACGGCAAGGAAGCTAACTATTTCGGAAGACTCCTTGAGATGTACAAGGCTGGATATGACTTTAGTAAGATCGAAGGATTTGGCGATGTTATTAAGAAGACTCTCAATGACTTTTGCCAGAGTATCTTGGATTTAGGCATTCCAGATAAAGACCATACAGCTCAGAAGTATGTAGATCTTCTTGATGCTGTTGATATCCTTTTTATTGAGGAAAAGGCAGCAGGTGCCAGTTCTCTTGAAGGCCTCACATTTGTAGTTACAGGTTCTTTTGAAAACTACAAGCCAAGAAAGCTTTTAGAAGATGAGATCGAGTCACTTGGTGGTAAGGTATCCGGAACTGTTTCAGCAAAGACAAGCTATCTGATCAATAATGACACTACATCTTCTTCTGGAAAGAATAAGAAGGCCAAAGAACTTGGAGTGAAGATCATTTCAGAACAGGAATATCGCGCTATGGCATATCTTGGCAACATCTCATTAGGGAATAGCATAGAAAAATAA
- a CDS encoding RNA-guided endonuclease TnpB family protein — protein MEQFIYLRYQYRIYPNITQRKQMSVTADCCRFVHNYYLNMRSLAWRTQHRSMNYNACANDLKYLKLVYPWLKEADSMALQEELKDLQLSFEKFFSHSGGYPKFRSKKESGISYRTRNQNGGIRLSLDKHFINIPKIGMVRIKLSRDIPGEILNATLIRKPSGKYFVSLTLKIESASLIKGNHGMEHGLDLGLRSFYVLDDGTVAPNMKYLYETNGKLIRAQRRLSRMKKGSSNYIKQKRKVARLHEKVCFARHDYLHKESTRLAKMCSLLCIEDLNIKGMIRNHKLARSISDASWSEFTKMLEYKMPLYQGALVKVPRFYASSQTCHICGHRNPKTKDLAIRRWTCTVCGTEHDRDVNAARCLLQKGRTMLPDAA, from the coding sequence ATGGAACAGTTCATTTACCTTAGATATCAATATCGTATATATCCAAATATCACGCAGCGAAAACAGATGTCTGTTACAGCAGACTGCTGCAGATTTGTTCACAACTACTATCTGAACATGAGAAGCCTTGCATGGCGCACTCAGCACCGCAGTATGAACTACAATGCCTGCGCAAATGACCTTAAATACTTAAAACTCGTATATCCGTGGCTTAAAGAGGCTGATTCCATGGCTCTTCAGGAAGAGCTTAAAGACTTACAGCTGTCATTTGAGAAGTTCTTTAGTCATAGTGGCGGCTATCCTAAGTTCCGTTCCAAAAAGGAATCTGGTATTTCCTACCGCACAAGAAACCAAAATGGCGGCATCAGACTGTCCTTGGACAAGCATTTCATAAATATCCCCAAGATTGGCATGGTGCGCATAAAGCTCTCCCGTGATATACCTGGCGAGATATTGAATGCTACGCTCATAAGGAAACCATCAGGCAAGTACTTTGTATCCCTGACCTTAAAGATAGAAAGTGCTTCTCTTATTAAAGGCAATCATGGCATGGAGCATGGCCTTGATCTGGGACTAAGGTCATTCTATGTTCTTGATGACGGAACTGTTGCTCCAAACATGAAGTATCTCTATGAAACCAATGGAAAGCTCATAAGAGCGCAGCGCCGTCTTTCCCGCATGAAGAAAGGTTCATCCAACTACATAAAGCAAAAACGCAAGGTTGCCCGTCTCCACGAGAAGGTCTGTTTTGCGCGTCATGATTATCTCCACAAGGAGAGTACACGCCTTGCAAAGATGTGCAGTCTCCTGTGCATTGAAGATCTTAATATCAAAGGCATGATCAGAAACCATAAGCTCGCACGTTCCATAAGTGATGCATCATGGTCTGAGTTTACCAAAATGCTTGAGTATAAAATGCCCCTGTATCAGGGCGCCCTTGTCAAAGTACCACGTTTCTATGCATCATCCCAGACATGCCATATATGCGGACACAGGAATCCGAAAACCAAGGACCTTGCTATCCGCAGATGGACCTGCACTGTATGTGGTACAGAGCACGATCGTGATGTTAATGCTGCCAGGTGCCTGCTTCAAAAGGGGCGGACAATGCTCCCTGATGCAGCATAG
- a CDS encoding BrnT family toxin: MDFSTAAHVFSDNCRIEKYDGKHSEDEDRYKVIGAINGYLMIIVVSYTMRKMIK, translated from the coding sequence ATGGACTTTTCTACCGCAGCACATGTGTTTTCAGATAACTGTCGTATAGAAAAGTATGATGGAAAACATAGCGAAGATGAGGATCGCTATAAGGTTATTGGGGCCATAAATGGCTACCTGATGATCATAGTTGTTTCATACACTATGAGAAAAATGATAAAGTAA
- a CDS encoding BrnA antitoxin family protein, with amino-acid sequence MATIRKKIDVSAELTAEQLHMLKEAENTEYVFDEDNPILSREELAQFRRVSELIKEERENNQKQNVTLRLSPRAVRKAKSLGKGYTSILAKIVEKALDNPELAELLMK; translated from the coding sequence ATGGCAACTATTAGAAAAAAAATAGATGTATCTGCAGAGCTTACAGCAGAACAATTGCATATGCTAAAAGAAGCCGAGAATACGGAGTATGTATTTGATGAAGACAATCCGATCCTTTCCAGGGAAGAGCTTGCTCAGTTCAGAAGAGTTTCGGAGCTTATTAAAGAAGAGCGTGAAAATAACCAAAAACAGAATGTTACACTGAGATTATCCCCCAGAGCGGTGCGCAAAGCAAAATCTTTGGGAAAGGGATATACTAGCATTTTAGCAAAGATTGTCGAAAAAGCATTAGATAATCCGGAACTTGCAGAACTGCTGATGAAATGA